A window from Ignavibacteriota bacterium encodes these proteins:
- a CDS encoding esterase — MKKIFSKLIIIICIATFSNKIVAQNFRKQPVDSPVFNNDKTVTFKIMAKNAKIVELSAQFLKSNKKLEKDSSGIWSITLGPIEPDIYPYNFIVDGISIADPNNVNVFPNERFKSSLVDIPGEKTVLYSAQYVPHGKVTYCYYYSATLKVTRPLLIYTPPGYEKNNNNYPVFYLVSGTTDTEETWFKVGRTNFVLDNLIAQNKAVPMIVVMPYGNMLCGTPDPNTIQAADMYKLFSDDLTTNIIPYVEENYRVIADREHRAIAGFSRGGGQSLFAGFMNFDKFAWICSYSAFLTREVFDKYFENIYSNPVLTNKNLKLLWLGVGSEDFLYKQATTFMEIMKERNIDHKTLITGGGHTWMNSRHYLTETLQLFFK, encoded by the coding sequence ATGAAAAAAATATTTTCAAAATTAATAATAATTATTTGTATTGCAACTTTCTCAAATAAAATAGTTGCTCAGAATTTTAGGAAACAGCCGGTTGATTCACCAGTTTTTAATAATGACAAAACAGTTACTTTTAAGATTATGGCAAAGAATGCTAAAATTGTTGAATTAAGTGCGCAATTTCTTAAGTCAAATAAAAAATTGGAAAAGGATAGTTCTGGAATTTGGTCTATTACATTAGGACCAATTGAGCCGGATATTTATCCATATAATTTTATTGTTGACGGAATATCTATTGCAGATCCAAACAATGTTAATGTTTTTCCAAATGAAAGATTCAAAAGCAGTTTGGTGGATATTCCTGGAGAGAAAACCGTTCTTTATTCTGCTCAATATGTACCACATGGAAAAGTAACTTATTGCTATTACTACTCGGCAACATTAAAAGTAACTCGACCGCTTTTAATTTATACTCCGCCGGGTTATGAAAAAAACAATAATAATTATCCTGTATTTTATTTAGTAAGCGGAACAACAGATACAGAAGAAACTTGGTTTAAAGTTGGAAGAACAAATTTTGTTCTTGATAATTTAATTGCGCAAAACAAAGCAGTTCCTATGATTGTTGTTATGCCTTACGGAAATATGTTATGCGGTACTCCTGATCCAAATACTATTCAAGCCGCAGATATGTATAAATTATTTAGTGATGATTTAACCACAAATATAATTCCTTATGTTGAAGAGAATTATAGAGTTATTGCTGATAGAGAACATCGTGCAATTGCCGGATTTTCAAGAGGCGGAGGTCAATCATTATTTGCAGGATTTATGAACTTTGATAAATTTGCTTGGATTTGTTCTTATAGTGCGTTCTTAACAAGAGAAGTTTTCGATAAGTATTTTGAAAATATTTATTCAAATCCGGTATTGACAAATAAAAATTTAAAACTTTTATGGCTTGGCGTTGGCAGCGAAGATTTTCTTTATAAACAAGCAACAACATTTATGGAAATTATGAAAGAAAGAAATATCGACCATAAAACATTGATTACAGGTGGAGGTCATACTTGGATGAACTCCAGACATTATCTAACAGAAACATTACAATTATTCTTTAAATAA
- a CDS encoding esterase, whose product MKQSIKILIFLLLLSSIKYAQSEQEKIIEDFKTVSNQPGKEFPQVNSERRVRTSISAPDAHKVQLDISAVKYDLIKDTAGVWHGESAPQDEGFHYYQLWVECAAVPDPNSLYYFGAMRWGSGVDVPAQDQEFYDLKDVPHGQIREIYFPSKSTNTSRRAFVYTPPDYEQNINKKYPVLYLQHGYGENEYGWPNQGKTNFIMDNLIASGKANPFIIVMTYGMTNDVKMGGLRDFDIKPFQTVLIDELIPYIDANFRTLTDQPNRAMAGLSMGGFETRLITLKNLDTFSHIGLFSGGSISLEDVKNTPNFKEKVKLVFVSFGGREIDAMKNSNRNFWGDPVENTNAITKEGVNTHFYVSPETAHEWQSWRRSLYQFAQLVFKK is encoded by the coding sequence ATGAAACAATCAATTAAAATATTAATTTTTTTATTGCTACTAAGTAGTATAAAGTATGCGCAATCAGAGCAAGAAAAAATTATTGAAGATTTTAAAACGGTTTCAAATCAACCGGGTAAAGAGTTTCCACAAGTTAATTCAGAAAGAAGAGTAAGAACAAGTATTTCCGCACCGGATGCACATAAAGTTCAATTAGATATTAGTGCAGTAAAATATGATTTGATAAAAGATACAGCCGGTGTATGGCATGGTGAATCTGCACCGCAAGATGAAGGTTTTCATTATTATCAACTTTGGGTTGAATGCGCTGCTGTTCCGGATCCAAACAGTTTATATTATTTTGGTGCAATGCGTTGGGGAAGCGGAGTAGATGTTCCTGCTCAAGATCAAGAATTTTATGATTTAAAAGATGTTCCTCACGGCCAAATAAGAGAAATTTATTTTCCATCAAAAAGCACAAACACTTCACGCAGAGCATTTGTTTATACTCCTCCGGATTATGAGCAAAACATAAATAAAAAATATCCGGTGCTTTATCTTCAACATGGATATGGAGAAAACGAATATGGCTGGCCTAACCAAGGGAAAACAAATTTTATTATGGATAATCTTATAGCTTCCGGAAAAGCAAATCCGTTTATTATTGTTATGACTTACGGAATGACAAATGATGTTAAAATGGGCGGACTAAGAGATTTCGATATTAAACCTTTTCAAACAGTTTTAATTGATGAACTAATTCCATATATCGATGCAAATTTTAGAACTTTAACAGATCAACCAAATAGAGCAATGGCAGGTTTATCTATGGGTGGATTTGAAACTCGCTTAATCACTCTTAAAAATCTTGATACTTTTTCACATATTGGACTTTTTAGCGGTGGAAGTATTAGTCTTGAAGATGTTAAGAACACACCAAACTTTAAAGAGAAAGTTAAACTTGTATTTGTAAGTTTTGGCGGCAGAGAAATCGATGCGATGAAAAATAGTAATAGAAATTTCTGGGGTGATCCGGTTGAAAATACAAATGCTATTACTAAAGAAGGTGTAAATACACATTTTTATGTTTCTCCCGAAACAGCACACGAATGGCAAAGTTGGAGAAGAAGTTTGTATCAGTTTGCTCAGCTTGTATTTAAGAAATAA
- a CDS encoding esterase → MKKIKLKLFLVLIILSININFAQNIVEDFKPSSTVQQGKEFPQVNSEGRVRVSISAPEAIRVQLDISAVKYDLKKNTDGIWIGESDPQDEGFHYYQIWVDGAAVPDPGSLYFYGAGRWGSGIEIPAHDKDFYELKNVPHGNVCEQYYFSKITKKWRRCFVYTPPEYNENSSTRFPVLYLQHGSFEDETGWRNQGFANLILDNLIAENKAIPMIIVMDNGYAFEESQNSDKKTPPKFVFEEVLIQEIIPMIDANYRTLSDREHRAMAGLSMGANQTIRITMNNLDKFSYIGGFSGTSNYPSSDKIDRQTFMNGIFKDGNNLNEKIKLFWLGLGTKEPNPFPGSVGAFRAMLDEAGVKHVYYESPKTAHEWLTWRRSLYQFAQLLFK, encoded by the coding sequence ATGAAGAAAATAAAATTAAAGTTATTTCTTGTATTAATAATTCTATCAATCAACATTAACTTTGCTCAAAATATTGTTGAAGATTTTAAACCATCGTCAACAGTTCAGCAAGGAAAGGAATTTCCGCAAGTAAATTCTGAAGGCAGAGTTCGAGTTTCAATTTCAGCACCGGAAGCAATACGAGTTCAGCTTGATATTAGTGCTGTGAAATATGATCTTAAAAAAAATACAGATGGCATTTGGATTGGAGAATCTGATCCGCAAGATGAAGGATTTCATTATTATCAAATTTGGGTAGATGGTGCTGCAGTTCCTGATCCCGGAAGTTTATACTTTTATGGGGCTGGTCGTTGGGGAAGTGGAATTGAAATTCCTGCGCATGACAAAGATTTTTATGAATTAAAAAATGTTCCGCATGGAAATGTTTGTGAACAATATTACTTTTCCAAAATTACTAAAAAATGGCGCAGATGTTTTGTGTATACTCCGCCGGAATATAATGAAAATTCATCTACCAGATTTCCGGTTTTGTATTTGCAGCACGGAAGTTTTGAAGATGAAACCGGCTGGAGAAATCAAGGTTTCGCAAATCTGATTTTGGATAATTTAATTGCAGAAAATAAAGCTATACCAATGATTATAGTTATGGATAATGGTTATGCATTTGAAGAATCTCAAAACTCTGATAAAAAAACTCCACCCAAATTTGTGTTTGAAGAAGTTTTAATTCAAGAAATAATTCCAATGATTGATGCTAATTATAGAACACTTTCAGATCGAGAACATAGAGCAATGGCTGGTCTCTCAATGGGTGCAAATCAAACAATAAGAATCACAATGAATAATCTTGATAAATTTTCTTATATCGGTGGATTCAGCGGAACATCAAATTATCCAAGCAGTGATAAAATTGATCGACAAACATTTATGAATGGAATCTTCAAAGACGGAAATAACTTAAATGAAAAAATTAAATTATTCTGGTTAGGATTAGGAACAAAAGAACCAAATCCGTTTCCGGGTTCTGTTGGAGCATTTCGAGCTATGTTAGATGAAGCCGGAGTAAAACATGTTTATTATGAATCGCCAAAAACAGCGCACGAATGGCTTACTTGGCGCAGAAGTTTATATCAATTTGCACAGTTGTTATTCAAATAG
- a CDS encoding alpha/beta hydrolase, which translates to MIIFLVITSYAKAQEIIELYSGVIPNSKKSNMKEEFKNGMFSKVTIPTLEIFLSQKDKNTGSAVIICPGGGYGVVVYEMEGIKTAKEFAKNGVNAFLLKYRLPNDSIMIDKKIGPLQDVLQAIKIVKENSEKWGIDKSKIGIMGFSAGGHLASTAATHFDMQIIENNSNINLRPDFQILIYPVISMQEGLTHLGSRENLLGKNPTKELIDFYSNELQVNENIPPAYITHTGDDKVVDVENSLEYYNALKKKNVPAEMHIYPKGNHGFVLSQPIEEWMQPILKWLKKLN; encoded by the coding sequence ATGATAATATTTTTAGTAATTACTTCTTATGCAAAAGCTCAAGAAATAATTGAATTGTATTCCGGAGTAATTCCCAATTCGAAAAAATCAAACATGAAGGAAGAATTTAAAAATGGAATGTTTTCAAAAGTAACAATTCCTACATTAGAAATATTTCTTTCTCAAAAAGATAAAAATACGGGATCGGCTGTTATTATTTGTCCCGGCGGCGGTTATGGCGTTGTGGTTTATGAAATGGAAGGAATTAAAACAGCGAAAGAATTTGCTAAAAATGGAGTTAATGCATTTTTGTTAAAATATCGTCTTCCGAATGATTCTATTATGATTGATAAGAAAATTGGTCCGCTTCAAGATGTACTTCAAGCAATAAAAATAGTTAAAGAAAATTCTGAGAAATGGGGAATAGATAAATCTAAAATTGGCATTATGGGATTTTCTGCTGGTGGACATTTAGCATCTACAGCTGCAACTCATTTTGATATGCAAATTATTGAAAATAATTCAAACATAAATTTACGACCCGATTTTCAAATATTAATTTATCCGGTAATTAGTATGCAAGAAGGATTAACTCATTTGGGATCTAGAGAAAATCTTTTAGGAAAAAATCCAACAAAAGAATTAATTGATTTTTATTCAAATGAATTGCAAGTAAATGAAAACATACCGCCAGCTTATATTACACATACCGGAGATGATAAAGTTGTTGATGTGGAAAATAGTTTGGAATATTATAATGCATTGAAGAAAAAAAATGTTCCGGCAGAGATGCATATTTATCCCAAAGGAAATCATGGATTTGTATTATCTCAACCAATTGAAGAATGGATGCAACCAATTTTAAAATGGTTGAAAAAGTTAAACTAA
- a CDS encoding esterase, whose translation MKTEKKIILHIIILTLLFTNIYFAQFGNRPVVISPQVKDDFTVTFNFLAPSAKEVKLNAQFEKQPILMEKDSVGIWSVTVGPVKPDMYPYCFIVDGISVADPNNSAIFPNEGFQNSVVEINDKTPLIHSVQNVPHGTVSYRYYFSDELGIRPVLIYTPPDYEKNVDKKYPILFLLHGTTDTEETWTKVGRANIILDNLINQQKAESMIIVMPYGRAYPAISKSSGSLRNWENLQEFKKDFFNNLMPFVQENYRIKEGKDNYAIAGFSGGGGETLYLGLNNQDKFSWVCGFAPGMLKEEFDRNNAGAFADPNLTNQQLKLFWIGVGKEDFLYKVVLDYLNILDEKKINYEKYFSEGGHTWMNCKLYLSVILQKLFK comes from the coding sequence ATGAAAACTGAAAAAAAAATAATTCTGCATATTATTATTCTGACTTTATTATTTACAAATATTTATTTCGCTCAATTTGGAAATAGACCAGTTGTCATTTCGCCTCAAGTAAAGGATGATTTTACTGTGACATTTAATTTCCTTGCTCCTTCAGCAAAAGAGGTAAAATTAAATGCGCAATTTGAAAAACAACCAATTTTAATGGAAAAAGATTCTGTAGGAATTTGGAGCGTAACAGTTGGTCCTGTAAAACCTGATATGTATCCATACTGTTTTATTGTTGATGGAATAAGTGTTGCAGATCCAAATAATTCAGCAATATTTCCTAATGAAGGATTTCAAAACAGTGTTGTGGAAATTAATGATAAAACACCGCTAATTCATTCTGTACAAAATGTACCGCATGGAACAGTTTCCTATCGCTATTATTTTTCGGATGAACTCGGAATTCGTCCAGTATTAATTTATACTCCGCCGGATTATGAAAAAAATGTTGATAAAAAATATCCAATACTTTTCTTACTTCATGGAACGACAGATACCGAAGAAACTTGGACAAAAGTTGGAAGAGCAAATATCATTTTAGATAATTTAATTAATCAGCAAAAAGCTGAGTCAATGATTATTGTAATGCCGTATGGAAGAGCTTATCCAGCGATTAGTAAATCTTCCGGAAGTTTAAGAAATTGGGAAAATCTGCAAGAATTTAAAAAAGATTTTTTTAACAATCTCATGCCATTTGTTCAAGAAAATTACAGAATAAAAGAAGGTAAAGACAATTATGCAATTGCGGGATTTTCCGGCGGCGGCGGCGAAACTTTATATCTCGGTCTGAATAATCAAGACAAATTTAGCTGGGTTTGCGGATTTGCTCCCGGAATGTTGAAAGAAGAGTTTGATAGAAATAATGCCGGTGCATTCGCTGATCCAAATCTTACTAATCAACAATTAAAATTATTTTGGATTGGTGTTGGGAAAGAAGATTTTTTATACAAAGTAGTATTAGATTATTTAAATATTCTTGATGAAAAGAAAATTAATTATGAAAAATATTTTTCGGAAGGCGGACATACTTGGATGAACTGCAAACTTTATCTGAGTGTAATATTGCAAAAATTATTCAAATAA